In one Thermanaerovibrio velox DSM 12556 genomic region, the following are encoded:
- a CDS encoding acetate--CoA ligase family protein translates to MGQLDCGDLLGLRGLLEPRGVAVVGASSNLESISGRPLKLLMRYRYQGGIYPVNPNRESIGGLRCYRDLLEVDGPVDVALVAVRANLVPQVIRQCSQRGIGFAVVFSSGFAEGGDQALQEEVIREAEAGGVRVLGPNCQGLVNLAKGIPLSFSASLDTDRFTGGSPGGIAYVSQSGAFGFASFACASDMGARFRYVVTTGNQGDLDTVEVSRALLEDPEVRMLMMYLEGVRDSERLVELLKAARGKGVPVGILKAGRSASGSEAAKSHTASVAGDQRVWRAVLEQHGAILLEDLEDISSLGLMCGAPRPRGSRVGIVTTSGGAGIMMADLCSERGLAVPKLNPNAAERISRVIPPFGSPVNPVDVTAQVINDPLGLKECLEAVRDSGDVDMISVVISMITGEAGLKTAQQVAEFAKTCDMPLLCSWLIDQEHGGEFIELLRENHVPVLRSLRQSAWTLKALCDSSSSLDLGSSGSLAPFRVPEGLMGGVLTEHEAKGVLKAAGVPVTREELAVTLEDALRSAERIGYPVALKVMSREIPHKTDAGVVALGVRGAEELKEAYRTVMARALEVPGAKIEGVLVQEMVKGLECIVGVKRDPVFGPVVAFGLGGVFVEVLGDLAIRKAPVFVDEALEMVDSIKASPLLGRFRGRGALDKRALAEAISAISRLALDERVLELDVNPLFVMEEGKGVVCGDALINLGE, encoded by the coding sequence GTGGGACAGTTGGACTGTGGTGACCTGTTGGGACTCAGGGGGCTCTTGGAGCCCCGGGGCGTGGCGGTGGTGGGGGCGTCTTCTAACCTGGAGAGCATATCGGGCCGTCCGCTTAAGCTGCTCATGAGGTACCGTTACCAAGGGGGAATATACCCGGTTAACCCGAACCGGGAGAGCATAGGGGGATTGAGGTGCTACCGGGACCTCCTGGAGGTGGATGGTCCTGTGGACGTGGCGCTGGTGGCGGTGAGGGCCAACCTGGTGCCCCAGGTCATTCGGCAGTGTTCCCAAAGGGGCATAGGTTTTGCGGTGGTCTTCTCCTCCGGCTTTGCGGAGGGGGGCGATCAGGCTCTTCAGGAGGAGGTCATTAGGGAGGCTGAAGCCGGCGGGGTGAGGGTTCTAGGTCCCAACTGCCAGGGGCTGGTGAACCTGGCGAAGGGCATTCCGTTGAGCTTCTCTGCCTCCCTGGACACCGACCGGTTCACCGGCGGCAGCCCCGGTGGGATTGCCTACGTATCCCAGAGCGGCGCCTTCGGTTTTGCATCCTTCGCCTGCGCGTCCGACATGGGAGCCCGCTTCCGCTACGTGGTCACCACCGGCAACCAGGGGGACCTGGACACCGTGGAGGTTTCAAGGGCCCTGCTGGAGGACCCGGAGGTCCGGATGCTGATGATGTACCTGGAGGGCGTGAGGGACAGTGAAAGGCTGGTGGAGCTGCTTAAGGCCGCCAGGGGCAAGGGGGTTCCGGTGGGCATCTTGAAGGCTGGTAGAAGCGCCAGCGGGTCCGAGGCGGCGAAGAGCCACACCGCCTCCGTGGCGGGGGACCAGCGGGTCTGGAGGGCGGTGCTGGAGCAGCACGGGGCGATCCTCCTGGAGGACCTGGAGGACATAAGCTCCCTGGGCCTCATGTGCGGTGCCCCTAGGCCCAGGGGGTCCAGGGTGGGCATAGTAACCACCTCCGGCGGGGCGGGGATAATGATGGCGGACCTCTGTTCCGAGCGGGGGCTTGCGGTGCCTAAGCTCAACCCGAACGCGGCGGAGAGGATAAGCCGGGTGATACCCCCCTTCGGATCCCCGGTGAACCCGGTTGACGTGACCGCCCAGGTTATAAACGACCCATTGGGACTTAAGGAGTGCCTGGAGGCCGTGAGGGACAGCGGGGACGTGGACATGATAAGCGTGGTCATCTCCATGATAACCGGTGAGGCGGGGCTTAAGACCGCCCAGCAGGTGGCGGAGTTCGCCAAGACCTGCGATATGCCCCTTCTCTGCTCCTGGCTGATAGACCAGGAGCACGGGGGGGAGTTCATAGAGTTGCTGAGGGAAAACCACGTGCCGGTCTTGAGGAGCCTAAGGCAGTCCGCTTGGACCCTTAAGGCCTTATGCGACAGCTCTTCCAGCCTGGACTTGGGGTCCTCCGGGTCCCTAGCGCCCTTCAGGGTTCCGGAGGGCCTGATGGGCGGGGTCCTAACGGAGCACGAGGCCAAGGGGGTGCTTAAGGCTGCGGGGGTCCCAGTCACCAGGGAGGAGCTGGCGGTGACCCTGGAGGATGCCCTCAGGTCCGCGGAGAGGATAGGCTATCCGGTGGCCCTCAAGGTGATGTCCCGGGAGATACCCCACAAGACCGACGCAGGGGTGGTGGCGTTGGGGGTTAGGGGGGCGGAGGAGCTTAAGGAGGCCTACAGGACCGTCATGGCCCGGGCGCTTGAGGTGCCCGGGGCGAAGATAGAGGGCGTACTGGTCCAGGAGATGGTGAAGGGCCTTGAGTGCATAGTGGGGGTTAAGCGGGACCCGGTGTTCGGCCCCGTGGTGGCCTTCGGGCTCGGAGGGGTTTTCGTGGAGGTCCTTGGGGACCTGGCCATAAGGAAGGCCCCGGTATTTGTGGACGAGGCCCTTGAGATGGTGGACTCCATAAAGGCCTCGCCGCTCCTTGGGAGGTTCAGAGGCCGGGGGGCTTTGGACAAGAGGGCCCTGGCGGAGGCCATATCCGCCATATCCAGGCTTGCCCTGGACGAGAGGGTGTTGGAGCTGGACGTTAACCCCCTCTTCGTGATGGAAGAGGGGAAGGGCGTTGTCTGTGGAGACGCCCTGATAAACCTTGGGGAGTGA
- the plsY gene encoding glycerol-3-phosphate 1-O-acyltransferase PlsY, whose amino-acid sequence MNWIWPFLGYLAGSMPTGYLVVKLLRGDDIRRYGSGNIGATNVGRVMGRKWAVAVAVTDMLKGGIVVALAMALGVRDHLVLALTGLFGVLGHNFPVWLRFKGGKGVATSFGVMFFFNWFSPWPALIGGAVWYLVMRASRYVSLASLVALYSSVGLMWFFRAPAPYCWASLALAVLSTLRHRENIKRLMAGTENRVGQPKV is encoded by the coding sequence ATGAATTGGATCTGGCCCTTTTTGGGGTACTTGGCGGGGTCCATGCCCACCGGTTACCTGGTGGTGAAGCTTTTACGGGGTGATGACATAAGGCGTTACGGTTCCGGCAACATCGGCGCCACCAACGTGGGCCGGGTTATGGGTAGGAAGTGGGCCGTGGCGGTGGCGGTTACGGACATGCTCAAAGGTGGGATCGTGGTGGCCCTGGCCATGGCGCTGGGGGTGAGGGACCATCTGGTCTTGGCCCTTACGGGCCTCTTCGGCGTTTTGGGGCACAACTTCCCGGTGTGGCTTCGCTTTAAGGGTGGCAAGGGGGTGGCCACATCCTTTGGGGTCATGTTCTTCTTCAACTGGTTCTCCCCGTGGCCGGCGCTCATCGGAGGCGCCGTGTGGTACCTGGTGATGCGGGCTTCGAGGTACGTGTCCTTGGCGTCCTTAGTGGCCCTTTACTCCTCCGTTGGGCTTATGTGGTTTTTCCGCGCCCCTGCTCCCTACTGCTGGGCATCCCTCGCCTTGGCGGTGCTGTCCACCTTAAGACACCGGGAGAACATAAAGCGCCTCATGGCGGGCACCGAGAATCGGGTGGGACAGCCCAAGGTCTGA
- a CDS encoding CtsR family transcriptional regulator: MSSLTKAIEEYITRLFEEAGSHQISLRRKELAERFGCVPSQINYVLRSRFAPEHGFVVESQRGGHGYIRIVQLRLKDPKERVDHIEKLVGRAITEQESKRLLSNLQNRGLITPRERLIIEVALRNQDEQFRNLFDVPAFRRDTMRAELLKRLITSLALM; the protein is encoded by the coding sequence ATGTCCAGTTTGACCAAGGCGATCGAGGAGTACATAACTAGGCTCTTCGAGGAGGCGGGATCACATCAGATCTCCCTCCGGAGGAAGGAGCTGGCGGAGAGGTTTGGCTGTGTGCCTAGCCAGATAAACTACGTTTTGAGGAGCCGTTTCGCCCCGGAGCATGGGTTTGTGGTGGAGAGCCAGCGGGGTGGCCACGGCTACATAAGGATAGTGCAGCTCAGGCTGAAGGACCCCAAGGAGCGGGTGGACCACATCGAGAAGCTGGTGGGCCGGGCCATAACAGAACAGGAGAGCAAGAGGCTCTTGTCGAACCTGCAGAACCGGGGGCTCATAACCCCCCGGGAGCGGCTGATAATAGAGGTGGCCTTGAGGAACCAGGATGAACAGTTCAGGAACCTCTTCGACGTGCCGGCCTTTCGGAGGGACACCATGAGGGCGGAGCTGCTCAAGCGGCTCATAACCAGCCTTGCCCTGATGTGA
- a CDS encoding UvrB/UvrC motif-containing protein, with the protein MKCERCGREASVNIKALTNGVLREHWLCGECASKAGFSAGPFSISISLKDLLPSMTSDEGVDLVCPSCGLRWSQFRKTGLLGCGGCYDAFRGRLMPLIARFQGGQFHRGKRPSDQQWELKRLREELKAALEEEAYERAAVIRDRIRALEGGVPPACP; encoded by the coding sequence ATGAAGTGCGAGCGTTGCGGACGGGAAGCGAGCGTCAACATAAAGGCCTTGACCAACGGGGTGCTTAGGGAGCATTGGCTGTGCGGGGAGTGTGCCTCCAAGGCGGGTTTTAGCGCCGGGCCCTTTTCCATATCCATCTCCCTTAAGGATCTTCTACCCTCCATGACCTCCGATGAGGGGGTGGACCTGGTGTGCCCCTCCTGCGGCCTTCGGTGGTCCCAGTTCCGGAAGACCGGGCTTTTGGGCTGTGGCGGCTGTTATGACGCCTTCAGGGGGCGGCTCATGCCCCTCATAGCCCGGTTTCAGGGGGGGCAGTTTCACCGGGGCAAGCGTCCCAGCGACCAGCAGTGGGAGCTTAAGCGTCTTCGGGAGGAGCTTAAGGCGGCGTTGGAGGAGGAGGCCTACGAGAGGGCGGCGGTGATAAGGGACCGCATAAGGGCCTTGGAAGGGGGTGTTCCCCCTGCTTGCCCGTGA
- a CDS encoding ATP--guanido phosphotransferase: MFPLLAREVASLSLEWLDPKGDLQDMVMSSRIRVARNLKDRPFPHFASPEDLEAVRERVLEILSGVEHLKDRRIYHIDSMDPLSRQVLVENRQMSRALAQGGPGRSILLDLKGILSVMINEEDHVRLQVLLGGLNLQEGWCVAKSLLDRMGEDNFAFHGDLGFLSSCPTNVGTGLRASVMVHLPALARLGRMEAVSNECQKLGLVVRGAFGEGTPSHGAIFQISNQVTLGPSEEELEEKTTGVVRRLCEEEKRAREVLREAAGENLEDGIFRAFGILTNARLLSFGETMELLSSVRLGGAMGMLPKMSGAFWNRLMLDVQPGRIQALAEGPLDRKGRRRLRAQLVRERLAGLESCP, encoded by the coding sequence GTGTTCCCCCTGCTTGCCCGTGAGGTGGCGTCGTTGAGCCTGGAGTGGCTGGATCCAAAGGGTGACCTCCAGGACATGGTCATGTCCAGCCGAATAAGGGTGGCCAGGAACCTAAAGGACCGTCCCTTTCCCCATTTTGCGTCCCCGGAGGACCTTGAGGCGGTAAGGGAGCGGGTGCTGGAGATACTCTCCGGCGTTGAGCACCTTAAGGACCGGCGGATCTACCACATCGACTCCATGGATCCGCTGTCTCGGCAGGTGTTGGTGGAGAACCGCCAGATGAGCCGGGCCCTGGCTCAGGGAGGTCCCGGCAGGAGCATACTGTTGGATCTCAAGGGGATTCTGTCGGTGATGATAAACGAGGAGGACCACGTGAGGCTTCAGGTTCTCCTTGGGGGGCTGAACCTTCAGGAGGGCTGGTGCGTTGCCAAGTCCCTTCTTGACCGCATGGGGGAGGACAACTTCGCTTTCCACGGGGATCTGGGGTTCCTCTCCAGCTGTCCCACCAACGTGGGCACCGGCCTTAGGGCCTCTGTGATGGTGCACCTTCCCGCTTTAGCGCGTCTTGGGAGGATGGAGGCGGTGTCCAACGAGTGTCAGAAGCTCGGCCTGGTGGTCCGGGGGGCCTTCGGTGAGGGGACCCCTTCCCATGGGGCCATATTTCAGATATCCAACCAGGTGACCCTGGGGCCCTCGGAGGAGGAGTTGGAGGAGAAGACCACCGGGGTGGTGAGGCGCCTTTGCGAGGAGGAGAAACGGGCCCGGGAGGTCCTTCGAGAGGCGGCGGGGGAGAACCTGGAGGACGGGATATTTAGGGCCTTTGGAATACTTACCAACGCGAGGCTCCTATCCTTCGGGGAGACCATGGAGCTGTTGTCCTCCGTGAGGCTTGGGGGCGCCATGGGGATGCTGCCCAAGATGAGCGGGGCCTTTTGGAACCGGCTGATGCTGGACGTTCAGCCCGGCAGGATCCAGGCCCTTGCGGAGGGGCCCTTGGACAGGAAGGGAAGGCGAAGGCTTAGGGCCCAGCTGGTGAGGGAAAGGCTTGCGGGGCTGGAATCGTGCCCCTGA
- a CDS encoding ATP-dependent Clp protease ATP-binding subunit, whose protein sequence is MWQFFTERGKKVVQLAHREALRLGHEVIGTEHILLGLLAEGEGVASQVLRAAGLELDEIREQVERVVGVGEPKDKPVDLPLSPRAKRVLDLSMREARNMGVNYVGTEHILLGLLAEGEGVAFQILNRMGLDPVKVRQDVQAYLSGTSSELQDPRRSGDDQDRKGAQSKTPTLDQLGVDLSELARNGELDPVIGRGKEIQRLVQVLSRRTKNNPVLIGDPGVGKTAIVEGLAQRVVSGDIPEVLKGKRVVQLNVGNLVAGTKYRGEFEERMRKLVKEIKESKNVILFVDEIHTLVGAGGAEGAVDAANILKPSLARGEFQVIGATTMEEYRKYIEKDAALERRFQPIHVDEPSEEDTVLILEGLRDRYEAHHRVKISDEALVAAARLSKRYITERYLPDKAIDLIDEAAARSRLKTMEAPEELKEMEKRLEEVRKEKESAVMSQEFEKAATLRDEERRLYEEMEEVRRRWQVRRNQEEPVVTGEDIAVIVSEWTGVPVVQLTEEEAKRLLRMEEEIHRRLVGQEEAVSAVARAIRRARSGLKDPRRPVGSFLFLGPTGVGKTELARRLAWFLFGSDDAMIRFDMSEFMERHEVAKLIGAPPGYVGHEEGGKLTEAVRRRPYSVVLFDEIEKAHPDVFNLLLQLLEDGRLTDGQGHVVDFRNTVVIMTSNVGASDASKGHLGFSSGGDDEALEGWDRTKGAIMDAVKRTFRPEFLNRVDEMVVFRPLRREELLGIARMMLDEVVARCAEKGIRLSVNDQVVQKVLEEGFDPKFGARPLRRTIQKLVEDPLADMMLEGLLREGIHVEALLEDQRVKFVPR, encoded by the coding sequence ATGTGGCAGTTCTTTACGGAGCGGGGCAAGAAGGTGGTGCAGCTGGCCCACCGGGAGGCCTTGAGGCTTGGACACGAGGTCATAGGTACGGAGCACATCCTGTTGGGCCTTTTGGCGGAGGGGGAGGGAGTGGCCTCCCAGGTGCTGAGGGCGGCGGGTTTGGAGCTGGATGAGATAAGGGAGCAGGTGGAGCGGGTTGTGGGGGTAGGTGAGCCCAAGGATAAGCCGGTGGACCTACCCTTGAGCCCCCGGGCGAAGCGGGTACTTGACCTCTCCATGCGGGAGGCCAGGAACATGGGGGTCAACTACGTGGGCACGGAACACATCCTGTTGGGCCTTCTGGCGGAGGGGGAGGGGGTGGCGTTCCAGATCCTTAACCGCATGGGGCTTGACCCGGTGAAGGTGAGGCAGGATGTGCAGGCCTACCTGTCGGGCACCTCGTCGGAGCTTCAGGATCCCCGCCGGAGCGGGGATGATCAGGATAGGAAGGGTGCTCAGTCCAAGACCCCGACCCTTGATCAGCTGGGGGTGGATCTCTCGGAGCTCGCCAGGAACGGGGAGCTGGATCCGGTCATAGGCAGGGGCAAGGAGATACAGCGGCTGGTGCAGGTGCTTTCCCGGAGGACCAAGAACAACCCGGTGCTCATAGGTGATCCCGGGGTTGGGAAGACCGCCATAGTGGAGGGGCTGGCCCAGCGGGTGGTTTCCGGCGACATCCCGGAGGTGCTTAAGGGCAAGCGGGTCGTGCAGCTCAACGTGGGGAATTTGGTGGCGGGTACCAAGTATCGCGGTGAGTTCGAGGAGAGGATGCGCAAGCTGGTGAAGGAGATAAAGGAGAGCAAGAACGTGATCCTCTTCGTGGACGAGATACACACCCTTGTGGGGGCCGGTGGCGCCGAGGGGGCGGTGGACGCGGCGAACATTTTAAAGCCCAGCCTTGCCCGGGGGGAGTTCCAGGTAATAGGGGCCACCACCATGGAGGAGTACAGGAAGTACATAGAGAAGGACGCGGCGCTTGAGAGGCGTTTCCAGCCGATCCACGTGGATGAGCCCTCCGAGGAGGACACGGTGCTGATACTGGAGGGTCTTAGGGACCGTTACGAGGCCCACCACAGGGTTAAGATATCCGACGAGGCCCTTGTCGCTGCGGCTAGGCTTTCCAAGCGCTACATAACCGAGCGGTACCTTCCGGACAAGGCCATAGACCTGATAGATGAGGCGGCCGCCAGGTCCAGGCTCAAGACCATGGAGGCCCCGGAGGAGCTCAAGGAGATGGAGAAGCGGCTGGAGGAGGTTCGGAAGGAGAAGGAGTCCGCGGTGATGTCCCAGGAGTTTGAGAAGGCCGCCACCTTGAGGGACGAGGAGAGGCGCCTTTACGAGGAGATGGAGGAGGTGAGGCGCCGCTGGCAGGTGAGGCGCAACCAGGAGGAGCCGGTGGTGACCGGGGAGGACATAGCGGTTATAGTCTCCGAGTGGACCGGCGTGCCGGTGGTTCAGCTCACCGAGGAGGAGGCCAAGAGGCTTCTTCGGATGGAGGAGGAGATCCACCGCCGGTTGGTTGGTCAGGAGGAGGCGGTGAGCGCCGTGGCCCGGGCCATAAGGAGGGCCAGGAGCGGTCTTAAGGATCCCCGGCGTCCGGTGGGGAGCTTCCTGTTCTTGGGCCCCACCGGGGTAGGAAAGACCGAGCTGGCAAGGCGCCTTGCATGGTTCCTCTTCGGCAGCGATGACGCCATGATACGGTTTGACATGAGTGAGTTCATGGAAAGGCACGAGGTGGCCAAGCTCATAGGGGCCCCTCCCGGTTACGTGGGCCACGAGGAGGGCGGCAAGCTCACCGAGGCGGTCCGCCGGCGTCCCTATTCGGTGGTGCTCTTCGACGAGATCGAGAAGGCCCATCCGGATGTGTTCAACCTGCTGCTTCAGCTTCTGGAGGACGGGCGTCTTACCGACGGCCAGGGGCACGTGGTGGACTTTAGGAACACGGTGGTTATAATGACCAGCAACGTGGGGGCTTCCGACGCTTCCAAGGGGCATCTGGGATTTTCGTCCGGTGGTGATGATGAGGCCTTGGAGGGGTGGGACAGGACAAAGGGGGCCATAATGGACGCGGTGAAGCGCACCTTTAGGCCCGAGTTCCTCAACCGGGTGGACGAGATGGTGGTGTTCCGGCCCCTGAGGAGGGAGGAGCTGCTGGGCATAGCCCGGATGATGCTGGATGAGGTGGTGGCCCGATGCGCCGAGAAGGGGATAAGGCTTTCGGTGAATGACCAGGTGGTGCAGAAGGTGTTGGAGGAGGGCTTTGATCCCAAGTTCGGCGCAAGGCCCCTAAGGCGCACCATACAGAAGCTGGTGGAGGATCCGCTGGCGGACATGATGCTGGAGGGGCTCCTTAGGGAGGGTATCCATGTGGAAGCCCTATTGGAGGACCAGCGGGTGAAGTTCGTTCCAAGGTAG
- a CDS encoding SDH family Clp fold serine proteinase has translation MFYLLFFLFLMGPTLRQWRLNQMRLQAMRSLERRRNSRVITLIHRQETMGFWGMFQRNFINIEDSEEVLRVIRMTPDDTPIDLVVHTPGGLLLAAEQIAEALRKHRAKVTVFVPHYAMSGGTLIALAADEIVMDRHAVLGPVDPQLGQWPAASILKVVEQKPLSEVDDQTLIMADVARKAISQTEAFVRRLLVSNGMDESRASELSKALTEGRWTHDYPINIDEAREMGLPVSDEMPEEICALMRLYPQSGQGRPSVQYVPLPNEMGLNGQTRS, from the coding sequence TTGTTCTATCTTCTGTTTTTCCTGTTTTTAATGGGTCCCACGCTGAGGCAGTGGCGGCTTAACCAGATGAGGCTTCAGGCCATGAGGAGCCTGGAGCGCCGCAGGAACAGCCGGGTGATCACCCTGATTCACCGGCAGGAGACCATGGGGTTCTGGGGGATGTTCCAGCGCAACTTCATCAACATAGAGGACTCCGAGGAGGTTCTTAGGGTAATAAGGATGACCCCCGACGACACTCCCATAGACCTGGTGGTCCACACCCCCGGCGGGTTGCTCCTGGCGGCGGAGCAGATCGCCGAGGCCCTTCGGAAGCACCGGGCCAAGGTCACGGTCTTCGTGCCCCACTACGCCATGTCCGGGGGCACCCTGATAGCCCTTGCGGCGGACGAGATAGTTATGGACCGCCATGCGGTGTTAGGCCCCGTGGATCCCCAGCTTGGCCAGTGGCCTGCGGCTTCAATCCTCAAGGTGGTGGAGCAGAAGCCCTTATCAGAAGTGGATGATCAGACGTTGATAATGGCCGACGTGGCCAGGAAGGCCATATCCCAGACCGAGGCTTTTGTGAGGCGGCTTCTGGTGTCCAACGGCATGGATGAGTCCAGGGCCTCGGAGCTGTCCAAGGCGCTGACCGAGGGCCGGTGGACTCATGATTACCCAATAAACATAGACGAAGCCCGGGAGATGGGGCTTCCGGTGAGCGATGAGATGCCGGAGGAGATATGTGCCCTCATGAGGCTTTACCCCCAGTCCGGTCAGGGGCGCCCGTCGGTGCAGTATGTTCCGCTGCCCAACGAGATGGGGCTTAACGGCCAGACCAGGTCGTAG
- the nhaC gene encoding Na+/H+ antiporter NhaC: MTEERKYRKPSLMEAVIVLLFSAAFIGAGVLYWEVSVHIPIVVAATFASLMGRFVVGRPWRDIEEGMVNGIMVGMQAMLILYIIGMLVGTWIPGGVVPSMIYYGLSILNPSAFLLTALIMCSIVSFATGTSWGTSGTVGIALMGIGAGLGIPAPITAGFIISGAYVGDKMSPLSDTTNLAPAVAGTDLFQHIRAMMWTTLPTYAIVCVVAVFLGMKYAGGSLDAAKIRAIQAILGGEFNISVTGLIPPILVIAMCVLKIPAIPGLFAGVVAGGVLAILNGYGIGDVLNVTLDGYTAQLSAKLAEASDMAAVAKILQEAGISGVAPEMAKEVGTLLSDLLTRGGMSSMYSTIALITCALSFGGIMERCGFLEVILDHVLKVVRSVGGLVASVITASFISNLFLGDQYLSIAMPGRIFKNAFDWKGLHPRMLSRSLEDSGTLTSVLIPWNTCGAYNSGVLGVKTVEYAPYAILNWLNPIMAIIITYLGIGVAWRGKDGEPVIAKNRPAELMEG, encoded by the coding sequence ATGACGGAAGAGAGGAAGTACAGAAAGCCTAGCCTGATGGAGGCTGTAATAGTCCTCCTTTTCAGTGCCGCCTTCATAGGTGCGGGGGTCCTTTATTGGGAGGTCTCGGTTCACATACCGATAGTGGTGGCTGCTACTTTCGCATCCCTCATGGGTCGCTTCGTTGTAGGCCGTCCCTGGCGGGACATAGAAGAGGGGATGGTCAACGGCATCATGGTTGGCATGCAGGCCATGCTGATCCTTTACATCATAGGCATGTTGGTGGGCACCTGGATACCCGGCGGGGTGGTGCCCAGCATGATCTACTACGGACTTTCGATTCTCAACCCGTCCGCGTTCCTTCTCACGGCACTCATAATGTGTTCCATAGTGTCGTTTGCCACCGGCACCTCTTGGGGCACCAGCGGCACCGTTGGAATAGCCCTGATGGGGATAGGTGCTGGACTTGGGATACCAGCTCCGATAACCGCGGGCTTCATAATCTCCGGCGCCTACGTGGGTGACAAGATGTCCCCTCTCTCGGACACCACGAACCTTGCCCCCGCTGTGGCGGGCACCGATCTCTTCCAGCACATAAGGGCCATGATGTGGACCACCCTTCCCACATACGCCATAGTATGTGTGGTGGCGGTGTTCCTTGGAATGAAGTACGCCGGTGGCTCCTTGGATGCGGCCAAGATAAGGGCGATCCAGGCGATTTTGGGCGGGGAGTTCAACATAAGCGTTACGGGCTTGATCCCCCCAATCCTGGTCATAGCCATGTGCGTCCTGAAGATTCCGGCGATCCCCGGGCTCTTCGCCGGTGTTGTGGCGGGGGGCGTGCTTGCGATATTAAACGGCTACGGCATAGGGGATGTGCTCAACGTAACGCTGGACGGATACACCGCTCAGCTCTCCGCCAAGCTGGCGGAGGCGTCTGACATGGCGGCGGTGGCCAAGATACTGCAGGAGGCGGGTATCTCCGGGGTGGCGCCGGAGATGGCCAAGGAGGTCGGCACCTTGCTCAGCGACCTCCTTACCCGGGGCGGCATGTCCTCCATGTACAGCACCATAGCCCTCATAACCTGCGCCCTGTCCTTTGGCGGCATCATGGAGAGGTGCGGGTTCCTTGAGGTCATATTGGACCACGTTCTCAAGGTGGTACGTTCCGTTGGTGGCCTTGTAGCGTCTGTCATAACCGCCAGCTTCATCTCCAACCTGTTCCTCGGTGACCAGTACCTGTCCATAGCCATGCCGGGCCGGATATTCAAGAACGCCTTTGACTGGAAGGGGCTGCACCCCCGGATGCTCTCCCGAAGCCTTGAGGACTCCGGTACCCTTACATCGGTGCTGATACCCTGGAACACCTGCGGAGCCTATAACTCCGGCGTCCTTGGCGTTAAGACCGTGGAGTATGCTCCCTATGCCATACTCAACTGGCTGAACCCAATAATGGCCATAATCATAACCTACCTCGGCATAGGCGTAGCCTGGCGTGGTAAGGACGGGGAGCCGGTGATAGCTAAGAACAGGCCGGCGGAACTGATGGAGGGTTAA
- a CDS encoding mechanosensitive ion channel family protein gives MKGKLLAMADLLWWDFLGVLDDLVLWSALYWLIKRFIRHGIGIARGRAKSEGDLKRLDTLERVGLSTLRTFVAVAVALSMLDAVGVNVKALLAGMGVAGLGISLAAQSMIKDFICGILILLEDQFNVGDVVTIGSFSGVVESFKLRVTHLRNLDGELIVIPNGQITTVVNQTKGWSVAKVEVGIPYESNPGEAMEVMEECGRALMGEMGDVVLEPPSIQGIVEFRESCITLRALIKTQPGRHWEVGRRYRMLLKEAFQRSGISFPYPRLDVEIRGSHRGSNTPIP, from the coding sequence TTGAAGGGCAAGCTGCTTGCCATGGCGGACCTACTCTGGTGGGATTTCCTTGGGGTCCTGGACGATCTAGTCCTTTGGTCTGCGCTGTATTGGCTTATCAAGAGGTTCATAAGACACGGCATAGGTATAGCCCGGGGCAGGGCCAAGTCGGAGGGGGACCTGAAGCGCCTTGATACCCTGGAAAGGGTGGGCTTGTCGACCCTTAGGACCTTTGTGGCGGTGGCTGTTGCGCTGTCGATGTTGGATGCGGTTGGGGTGAACGTTAAGGCCCTGCTGGCCGGTATGGGTGTGGCAGGGTTGGGCATCTCCCTGGCGGCCCAGAGCATGATAAAAGACTTCATATGCGGGATCCTTATCCTCTTGGAGGACCAGTTCAACGTGGGGGACGTGGTCACCATAGGGAGCTTCAGCGGGGTGGTGGAGTCCTTTAAGCTTCGGGTTACCCACCTGAGGAACCTTGACGGGGAGCTCATAGTGATCCCGAACGGACAGATAACCACCGTGGTGAACCAGACCAAGGGTTGGTCGGTGGCCAAGGTGGAGGTTGGGATACCCTACGAATCGAACCCCGGTGAAGCGATGGAGGTTATGGAGGAGTGTGGTAGGGCCCTCATGGGGGAGATGGGGGATGTCGTTCTGGAGCCCCCGAGCATTCAGGGCATAGTGGAGTTTAGGGAGAGCTGCATCACCCTGAGGGCCCTCATAAAGACCCAGCCCGGTAGACACTGGGAGGTTGGAAGGCGCTACCGCATGCTCCTTAAGGAGGCCTTCCAGAGGAGCGGGATCTCCTTCCCGTACCCCAGGCTGGACGTGGAGATAAGGGGATCTCACCGGGGCTCAAATACCCCGATCCCGTAG